The region GACGAAGAGACCATCTTCCAGACCCTCGCAAGGGACTGGGGGATCCCTTACAAGAAGATCGATCCCTTGAAACTGGATCTCAATTTGGTGACCAGTACCATCCCCCATTCCTTTGCAAAAAAGCACCTGGTCCTTCCTGTGGATATGAAGGACGGGTGGCTCCACGTGGCCACCCCGAATCCCTTCAACGTGGAAGTGATGGAAGATATCAGCCGGGTGAGTCACTGCAGGGTTCGCCCCCTCGTAAGCTGCAAGACGGATATCATAAAACTCATAAACGAGTTTTTCGGTTTCAAGCGATCCATCGCGGCTGCGGAACACCAGTTTTCAGGTCCCGCCGTAGATCTGGGCAACCTGGAGCAATACGTGCGCCTGGGGGTTTCCGACGAGCTCCCTTCCAATGACCAACACATTGTTAATGCCGTAGACCATCTTTTCAGCTACGCCTTTGACCAAAGGGCAAGCGATATCCACATCGAGCCCAAAAGGGACAAGAGCCTGGTGAGGCTACGCATCGACGGCGTCCTCCACACGGTCTACGAACTGCCCAAGAACGTCCATTCCGCCATAGTGAGCCGCATCAAGACCCTCAGCCGCCTGGATATGGCGGAGAAAAGACGGCCCCAGGACGGCCGCATCAAGATGGACAGGCAGGGCGTGGAATCCGAGATCCGGGTCTCCTCCGTGCCGGTCGCCTTTGGAGAAAAACTGGTGATGAGAATCATGGATCCTGAGATCCTTTTCCAGGATCTGGAAAATCTCGGATTCTCCTCCACTGACCTTATCCGTTACCACCGGTTTATCGACATGCCCCACGGGATCGTTCTGGTATGTGGACCCACGGGAAGCGGGAAATCCACCACCCTCTATTCCACCCTCCGCTACCTCTCTTCGCCCGCCATCAACATTACGACCGTGGAAGATCCGATCGAGATGGTCCACGAGGACTTCAACCAGATTGCGGTCCAACCCGCCGTCGGCATCACCTTTGGATCCATCCTGAGAAATATCCTCAGGCAAGACCCCGATATCATCATGATAGGGGAAATGCGGGACCTGGAAACGGCCCAGAATGCCATCCAAGCCGCCTTGACCGGCCACCTGGTCCTCTCCACCCTGCATACCAACGACGCCCCTTCCGCTGTAACGCGTCTCCTGGATCTCGGGGTCCCTGCATTCCTCATACAGGCCACCCTGATCGGTATCGTATCCCAGAGACTGGTCCGAAAGATCTGTCCCCACTGCAAGGAGGCCTTCCGGATCGAGCAAGGGGAGTTGGCTTCCCTCGGCCTGGAATTAATGGAAAAGGGCCCCCTGGAGCTCCATCGGGGCAAGGGCTGCATGAAGTGCCGTAATACCGGGTACCTCGGGAGAACCGGCATCTTTGAAGTGCTCCCTGTCACGGAATCCATTCGGAAAATCATCGTCCCGCAATGCGACGTGGAATCCGTGCGGAACCTGGCTCGAAAGGAGGGGATGGTAACCCTCAGGGAAAACGCCGTGAAGAAACTTCTCTCGGGTGTAACCTCTTATCAGGAGGTGCTGCGGGTGACCTGGGAGCGAAGCTAGGGGGGTCCCAGAAGAACCTCCGGGCCGCCCACCGTCTCGGGATCCCCATGTCTTATTCACACCATACCGGCATTATCCGTCTTTCATTGGGATAGTCGAAGACCCATACCACCTTCCCCTTACCCTGATCTTTACAGATATTGCTACAATCCAGTAGACGACAGGAGGCGTCTAAAAACCCTTGAAGGCGACGGGAGAGCGGTTTAATATGGATGGCCGTTCCCCCTTGACCGACAAGGGAGATCACCACCAAATCAAGGCTGGTCGGCTGTGCCGATCCCCGACCTACTCCACGGCAAGGCATGCTCGTTCAACTGACAATCTCAAATTTCGCCATCATCAATCACCTGGAGATTCATTTCAAGGAGGGGCTCAATATCCTTTCCGGGGAGACCGGTGCCGGCAAATCCATTATCATCAATGCCGTAAACCTGATTCTGGGCGGGAGGGCATCAAGCGATCTCATCCGGACCGGTGCCCCTGAAGCCCGAGTCGAAGCCCTCTTCCACCTGCCCCGAAGCCATCCTGCTGGAGATCTTCTCAAGGAATTCGGAATTCCCTTTGATGAAGAAATTCTGGTCAAGCGAATCATATCACGAGAAGGCCGAAACAGGATCGCGATCAACGGCTCCCTGGCCACCCTGCATATGCTGAGTCGAATCGGATCCCTTTTGGTCAGCATCTCCGGGCAACATGAGCACCAGTCCCTCCTAAAACCGGAAAATCATCTTTACATCCTGGATGCCTTTGGTGGGCTCACGGATGAAAGGGAGGCCATTGGAGAAATTTTCGGGGATTACCGAAGGTTGAAAGAAACCATCCATTTGCTCGAAAAGGAAATAGAGCTGGGAGAAGAAAAGCTGGAATTGGCCCGATTTCAGGTTACCGAAATCGATCGGGCGGAGATCCATGAAGGAGAGGACCAGGACCTTGAAGAGGAGAAAAAACGCCTGCGTTACGCTGAACAGCTCATGAATGCCATGGGTGAGGCCTATCGTATCCTTTACGAAGACAAAGATGCGGTGATCTCCCGGCTTTCCCATTGCGTCAAGGAACTGGAAAAGGGATCCGAGATCGACGGGAGGCTCGAACCCATAAGAGACGCCGTTGCCTCTGCCAGCGTGGAACTCGAAGAAGCGGCTTTCGATCTGAGAGAACTCCGGCAAAGGGTCTTCAACGATCCCCATCGCCTTGAGGAAGTGGAAGAACGTCTGCAAATCCTCAACAGGCTCAAGAGGAAATACGGCCCCACCCTCGGGGACGTGTTGCGGCACAGGGAGCGGATCTCCCTTTCCGAGGAAAACCTTGCCCGAAAAAAAGAGGAACTCCGGGAGATCCACCGGGAATCGGCGGATAGGGAACAGGAACTTCTCTCCCGGGCTGCTTCCATTTCCGAAAAGAGGAAGAAGGTCGCCATGGGAATCGAGAAAGCGGTAAAACGGGAACTCGCCATGCTGGGCATGAAAGGCACCCGTTTCCAGGTGGGTTTCGAAACCTTGAAAGAGATTGGAGATCCGGGAGCCGGAAGTCGGATTGAAGCCATCGGGCCCGATGGTTGGGACAGGGTCGAATTCCTCATCTCTCCGAATATCGGGGAGGAGTTGAGGCCCCTGTCCAAGATCGCTTCAGGAGGAGAACTGTCCAGGGTCATGCTGGCCCTGAAGACGATCCTAGCCCGGAGCGCCTCAGTAGAAACGATTATTTTCGATGAGGTGGATGCCGGTATCGGCGGAGCGACCGCGGAGGTCGTGGGGGAAAAACTGCAGTCTCTGGCCCGGTACCATCAACTGCTCTGCATCAGCCACCTCCATCAGATCGCGAGCAAGGGGACCACCCATTTCCTGGTGGAAAAAAAGGTGACGGCCGGCAGGACCCAGACCGTGATCTCGGAACTGGACGAGGAGGGCCGTGTAAAGGAGATCGCCCGGATGCTCGGAGGGAAAACCGTATCTTCAAGGGCCTTGGCCCATGCGAGGGAACTCCTGGATCAAGGCCATTGAAAAATGAATGGAAGGTGACAAAAAGGCGAATTCCCGCCCCTTGTGGATCAGGTCTTCCATTACTCCTAAAACAAAGGCTCAATTTTTTACGGGTCTTACGAGGTAGCCGGCCTGAAACTTCCCCTCGGACAAGGGCACGGCCGAGGCATAGGAATCCATTACCTTTTCCGCCTTCACTTCTCCTATTTTCGGCCCAAGGAGATAATAGGTCCTCCCGCTTGCCGAACGGACGGGATCCCCTCTCCCGTATACTTCAAAGACCTCTCCAGCCTCTATCCCCACATCCTTTCCCGCGCTGATGATCACCTTACCGTCATTGACGGACAGAATCCGGCCGGACCACGGATGACGGTCCAGGGCCTCCCTGAGGGCCTCGACATGGCCCTCAAGCATATCGGCAAAGGCCTTCTGCAGTTCTTTTTCGTCGATACTCTTCCTCAGTTCCGCCTCGTCCTCTTCCTCCCATGCCATGAGGTCCTCTATGAGATCCAATTTTCGGGTCTCCAGATGGGACAGGATCAGGGTACCGTTCGTGATGTCCAGGGCATTCACGAACATGGAGATTTCTACCTCGCGGTTTGCCCCTCCAAACGGCCATATCACCCTCAAGGGCCAAAAACTCTTCTTTTTGGGGCGGAACTCTAAGGGATTGATGATTACTGTGAGCAGGACATTCATCCCCATTTCTTCGGCCTTCCTGGCACGGTCCGGGTCCGTTACAATGCCGAATTCCGGGTTGCGCAATTTCAGGGTCGTGGGGATCGGGTCCCTGGCAGGGTAAATGAGAAGCCGTTCATCCTTTGAAAGCATGGAAATAAAGGTATGGGAGATTTTTTCCAATTTTTGCTTTCCAAGCCTGGCCTGATCCAGGATGGGCAGCATGAGGACCCTTTTCTTCAAGGAATCCGTCTTTCCGGCCTGAAAGGTGACCTTCTTATAGATTTTTTCAGGGGAAATCTTCCGGTAAATGCCCTTGACGGTTCCGCAACCCGTCAAGCAAAGAATGAGAAAAAGGATGATAAATAGGCTACCCTGCCTCAATCGGCCTGTATTCATCGGGGGAATCCTTTCTCCGAAACAGTGGCCAAAAAATCATAGCTTAGATAGGGCGTTCCGAGGTTATTAACATCCACCGGATCAAAAGACAATATCAAAGGTGTCAAATTCCCCCTGCCAGGGCTCTTCCGTTTCATGAACCCGGGTGACCCGGGCATGGGACGGCCCACGATGGCACCATGAGACTAATTCCCTCACCTTTTCCGCTTCTCCTTCGGCCAGGACCTCCACAGTTCCATCCGGTCTGTTCCTGACCCATCCCCGCACCCCCAGGGCCTCAGCCTTTCTGCGGGTGGAATCCCGAAACCACACCCCCTGTACACGGCCTTCGATCACAAGTCGAATCCTGATGTTTTCCATGCCTCTCTCCTGAAATCGACGATCATTCCGATTCGGAATAGCTTGAAAGTTCAAGGAATCAAAGGGTTGAGAGATGAAACCCGCTTCATAATTTATACCCTGGAACCCTTATCCCTCGAACCGTTATCAGATAATATTAGGATTGATGTACTCGCCTGAAGTCAGGCTTTCTCCCGGGGGTTACCCATTCTTTCCTTCCAGGAGCCTGAGGAAGGCTTCCTCATTCAAAAGGGGAATCCCCAGTTCCCGGGCCCTCTGGAGCTTGGAGCCGGGCGATTCTCCCGCAACTAGGTAGTCGGTGTTGCGGCTTACGGATGATGCAACCCGCCCTCCCCTTTCCAGGATCCGTTCCTTGGCCTCGGAGCGGATCATGGATTTAAGGGTTCCGGTAAGAACAAAGGTCTTTCCTGAAAGGTCCGCGCCCCGGGCCGCAACATCCTCGAAGCGGATACCCGCCCGCAGCAGACGCTCCACGTGACGCCTGTTGCCCTCATCTTCAAAATAAGAGGAAACGCTTTCTGCGATATGGGGCCCGATTTCGTTTACTGCGATGAGGTCCTCTTCACTTGCTTCCATCAGACGGTCAAGGGATCCGAAGACCTCTGCGAGTCGGCGGGCGATGTGTTCCCCCACGTGCCTGATCCCCAAGGCATAAATGAACCTGGCCAATGTGGTGACCTTGCTTTTTCGGATGGCCCGCAACAGGTTTTCAGCGGATTTCCGCGCAAATCCATCCAGTTCCAGGAGGTCGTCCATGGTCAATTGATATAAATCCGCAGGCTCCTTCACCTTTCGCCTTTGAATCAACTGGTTTACAGTCTTTTCCCCCAGCCCCTCAATGTCCATGGCTCCCTTGGAGACGAAATGCCGCAAAGATGCCCGTACCTGCGCCGGACAGGCGAGATTCGGGCACCGCAGGACTACCTCTCCCGGAGTCTTTTCCAGGGCCGCCCCGCACACGGGACAATGGGTGGGCATTCTGAAGGGTCTTTCCTTGCCCGTCCTTTTCGAGGCAATGACCTTGACCACTTCCGGTATTACGTCACCGGCCCTTTGAACGATCACCGTATCGCCTTCCCGGATGTCCTTTTTCTGGATCTCTTCCTGGTTGTGAAGGGTTGCGCGCCTTACCGTAACCCCGCCCACTTCCACCGGATCGAGCTGGGCCACGGGGGTGAGGGCGCCTGTGCGTCCCACCTGAACAACGATCTTGCGTATCCTGGTCGTCTCCTGGGTGGGTTTAAATTTATAGGCCAAAGCCCATCGAGGGGTGCGGGATTTCTCTCCAAGGCGGGCCTGGAGGGCGAGTTGATTGATCTTGATGACCGCCCCGTCGATCTCGAAAGGAAACTGAGACCGAACTCTTTCAAGTTCATGACAGTAGTCGATCACCTCTTCGATATCCTTGCATTCCCGAAGGTAGGGCCGGTTGACCCTCAGTCCCCATTGTTGCAAGGCCGCCATCAACTCCAGGTGGGTCTGAAAACGGATGCCCCTCAATTCACCGATTCCATAGCAGAACATGTTGAGAGGCCTCTTGGCTGTAACCCTCGGGTCCAATTGCCTGAGGGAACCGGCCGCCGCGTTCCTCGGGTTGGCGAAGGGAGGGAGATTCCGGGAGAGGTTCTTGCGGTTGAGTTCGTGAAAGGCCTCAATCTCCATGTAGACCTCTCCCCTGACTTCCAGGAGTTCAGGGACAGGGGGCGCACCCGGGTTGGGAGTGAGTACCAGGGGGACACTCATGATGGTCTTCACGTTTGCTGTGACATCCTCTCCTACAATACCATCCCCCCTGGTGGAAGCCGCTACGAGGTGTCCCTCTTCGTAAACCAGTTCGACTGCCAGCCCGTCCATCTTGGGTTCAACCGTATAGGTGAATCCCGTTTCTCCACCCAGGAACCGCCTGATACGGATCTCGAAGTCCCGGATATCCTGATCGGAAAATCCGTTCTCCAGGCTCAACATGGGTTGACGGTGCCTGACCTGGGAAAAGGCCCTTTGGGGTTCAGCTCCCACCCGCTGGGTGGGGGAATCCGGGGTCACCCATTCGGGGTGGGCCTTTTCCAGTTCCAGTAGGCGTCTGAAAAGGCGGTCATATTCTGCATCGGAGATCTCCGGATCGTCCAAAACATAATACCGGTAGTTGTGATACCGGATCTTCTCACGCAGTTCCTTGATCTCTTTTTGGATCTCGTCCATATTTCCTCGAAAACCCTGGCAGGGACCTACTTATCAAGGTCTCACAAAGAGACTTCAAATGATTTTTCAAGCCCAGAGGGCCGTTCCAAAAGTTCCAAGAGCATGCCGCGGGCGAGTTTCAAAGACCCCTTGAACCGCGGCTCGTGAAATCCCCTGTGCCACTTAAGAGCAAAGAGTTCATCCGACACCACGAGCAGGCCCCCAAGCTGCACGCCGCGAAACAGGGCCACACTCATCAGGGCCGTCATCTCCATGTCAACCGCAAGAACACCCATCTCGCCATAAGCCTTCACCTTGGAAGGCGTTTCCCTAAAAGGCGCATCCGTACTCCAGACCGCACCCTTTTTGTAATGGTATCCCCTTCCCTCCAGGGCTCCAGTGAGCAATCCCGTGAGTTCCGGGTCTGCCCTCGGGCCGCCCTCCCCCGCAGGATAGTGTTGGGATGTACCTTCCTCGGGGATCCCCTCAACGGGAACCACAAGATCTCCGATACGCAATTCCGGACAAAGAGAGCCGCACCAGCCAAGGACCCAGATTCTCCGGGCCCCCAGGGCAATTAGCTTTTCAAGGCCCATGGCCGCCTGGGGAGCCCCTAAAAAGGGACCTGCAACGGGGAAGATTTTCCCCCTGATCCGATGACGGTACAATTTAAAGAAATCCAGATGAAAACATTCGCTGCCCTCGATTCCCTCAAGGCGGGTGAAGGCTCTGAGGTCCGGCCCTGTCAAGGCCATGAGGACCTCCTGCCCCAGGGAGGGATCGGTCCTGGATTTCCTTGGGGTGATAATGCCATCTTCAGCTGATGTTGTAATCATACACATTCCCCCTAAGGAAACCGGCCGAAACGGAACCTCCATATATTAGAGAGGGAGGGCCCTGATGGCAACAATTAAAGAAACGGGGCGGGTCATACTGCCTAAAGGGAAAAAAGATTATACAACAGGCCATAATAATGTGATAAAGTTGGATTCAACGGTAACAGAAAAAAGCAAGGAGACGAATGGAGCGGATCTTTTTCCTTGACATAATTTTTTTATTAGGATTAATTTAAAGGTTTATATCTTGATCTAAAATGTAGGCTCTATGTTCGAAAGTCTTTCAGAAAAACTGAACAAGACCTTCAAGCAACTGAGAGGGCACGGGAGGCTAACCGAGAAGAACATCCAGGATGCCCTGAAAGAGGTCAGGCTTGCACTTCTTGAGGCGGATGTCAACTACAAGGTCGTCAAGAAGTTTGTGGAGGATATCCGACACAAGGCCCTCGGGCAAGAAGTCCTTGAGAGCCTGACCCCGGGACAGCAGGTCATCAAGATCGTCCATGGGGAACTGACCCGCTTGATGGGGGAGAGCCTGGTAGAGCTCAACCTTACGGGGAGGACTCCGTTTCCCTTGATGCTGGTGGGGCTCCAGGGTTCGGGTAAAACCACCACGGCGGCCAAGATGGCCCTCTTCTTGCGGAAAAGGGGGAGGCATCCCTACCTCGTACCGGCCGATGTTTATCGCCCGGCTGCGATCGACCAACTTTCAAAGCTGGGAGCCCAGCTTCAGGTGCCGGTTCATCCTTCGGAGACGGGAAAAAGGCCCGAGGATCTTTGTACCGAGGCCCTCAGCAGGTCAGGGAGTGTGGGAGCGGACGTCCTTCTTATCGACACAGCGGGCCGACTCCATATCGACGAAGCACTTATGGCAGAACTGGAGAGGATCAGGGAGCGTATTCACCCCGTGGAGATCCTGCTCGTGGCTGATGCCATGACCGGTCAAGATGCGGTCAACGTAGCCAAGCGGTTCAACGAAGCCTTGGGGATCACCGGCGTCATCCTCACCAAGATGGAGGGAGATGCAAGGGGTGGAGCGGCCCTTTCCCTGAGAGCAGTGACCGGCAAGCCCGTCAAATTCATCGGAGTGGGGGAGAAACTCGATGCCCTCGAACCCTTTTTTCCCGATCGAATGGCCTCCAGGATCCTGGGGATGGGCGACGTTCTCACCCTGATCGAAAAGGCCCAAAGCGCCTTTGACGAAAAAGAGGCCAGGAGGTTAGAGAAAAGGCTAAAGAAAAGGGAATTCGACTTAGAGGACTTTCAAAAACAATTGAAGCAGATTAAGAAGCTGGGTTCACTGGAGCAAATCATCGGCATGATCCCGGGGATGGGGCAACTCAAACAACTGAAAAAGATGAAACCCGACGAGAAGGAATTGGTCAAAATCGAGGCCATTATCAATTCCATGACCAAAGAGGAGAGGCGACATTTCAAAATCATAAATGGGAGCAGGAGAAAACGGATAGCACGTGGAAGTGGAACGACCGTCCAGGACGTGAATCGGCTTCTTAAAAACTTCGCTCAAACAAAGAAGATGATGGAACGATTCACCAAGAAGGGCATTCCGGACATGACCGCGTTATTTCGATAACACTGAACAACCGAAATAGAAGGGGGTGATAGAGTTCATGGCGGTTAGAATCAGACTGGCAAGAATGGGAGCCAAAAAGAGGCCGTTTTATCGCCTGGTTGCTGCCGATTCGGAAGCGCCTCGTGATGGCAAGTTCCTGGAAATACTGGGAACCTATGATCCGACCAAAGACCCGGCCCAAGTATCGATCCATAAGGAGAAAGTGAAGGATTGGCTTGAAAAGGGGGCCGTCGTTTCCGGATCGGCCAAGGCCATCCTGAAAGCACAGGGGGTGGTTTAGGGATCTCCAGGGAAAATGGCGTGAATTGGAGTGGTGGTGAACTCATGGATGGAGGTGATCAAGATGAAGGAGCTGATTGGCTACATTGCAAGGGCGTTGGTGGACAAGCCAGAAGAGGTTGTCGTCACGGAGATAGAGGGTGAGCAGACTTCCGTCATCGAGTTGAAGGTGGCAAAGGAGGACTTGGGCAAGGTTATCGGAAAGCAGGGCAGGACGGCAAGG is a window of Deltaproteobacteria bacterium DNA encoding:
- a CDS encoding type II/IV secretion system protein; translated protein: MLQKETPSDPFSPDRVTRVLLEYGLISEGQRAQILKRRSHIQKKLEQVRPPRGNHGTEKGKVPNPVTIIDVITSLRIARADDPSKTLDEETIFQTLARDWGIPYKKIDPLKLDLNLVTSTIPHSFAKKHLVLPVDMKDGWLHVATPNPFNVEVMEDISRVSHCRVRPLVSCKTDIIKLINEFFGFKRSIAAAEHQFSGPAVDLGNLEQYVRLGVSDELPSNDQHIVNAVDHLFSYAFDQRASDIHIEPKRDKSLVRLRIDGVLHTVYELPKNVHSAIVSRIKTLSRLDMAEKRRPQDGRIKMDRQGVESEIRVSSVPVAFGEKLVMRIMDPEILFQDLENLGFSSTDLIRYHRFIDMPHGIVLVCGPTGSGKSTTLYSTLRYLSSPAINITTVEDPIEMVHEDFNQIAVQPAVGITFGSILRNILRQDPDIIMIGEMRDLETAQNAIQAALTGHLVLSTLHTNDAPSAVTRLLDLGVPAFLIQATLIGIVSQRLVRKICPHCKEAFRIEQGELASLGLELMEKGPLELHRGKGCMKCRNTGYLGRTGIFEVLPVTESIRKIIVPQCDVESVRNLARKEGMVTLRENAVKKLLSGVTSYQEVLRVTWERS
- the recN gene encoding DNA repair protein RecN; this encodes MLVQLTISNFAIINHLEIHFKEGLNILSGETGAGKSIIINAVNLILGGRASSDLIRTGAPEARVEALFHLPRSHPAGDLLKEFGIPFDEEILVKRIISREGRNRIAINGSLATLHMLSRIGSLLVSISGQHEHQSLLKPENHLYILDAFGGLTDEREAIGEIFGDYRRLKETIHLLEKEIELGEEKLELARFQVTEIDRAEIHEGEDQDLEEEKKRLRYAEQLMNAMGEAYRILYEDKDAVISRLSHCVKELEKGSEIDGRLEPIRDAVASASVELEEAAFDLRELRQRVFNDPHRLEEVEERLQILNRLKRKYGPTLGDVLRHRERISLSEENLARKKEELREIHRESADREQELLSRAASISEKRKKVAMGIEKAVKRELAMLGMKGTRFQVGFETLKEIGDPGAGSRIEAIGPDGWDRVEFLISPNIGEELRPLSKIASGGELSRVMLALKTILARSASVETIIFDEVDAGIGGATAEVVGEKLQSLARYHQLLCISHLHQIASKGTTHFLVEKKVTAGRTQTVISELDEEGRVKEIARMLGGKTVSSRALAHARELLDQGH
- a CDS encoding acylphosphatase produces the protein MENIRIRLVIEGRVQGVWFRDSTRRKAEALGVRGWVRNRPDGTVEVLAEGEAEKVRELVSWCHRGPSHARVTRVHETEEPWQGEFDTFDIVF
- the ligA gene encoding NAD-dependent DNA ligase LigA, with translation MDEIQKEIKELREKIRYHNYRYYVLDDPEISDAEYDRLFRRLLELEKAHPEWVTPDSPTQRVGAEPQRAFSQVRHRQPMLSLENGFSDQDIRDFEIRIRRFLGGETGFTYTVEPKMDGLAVELVYEEGHLVAASTRGDGIVGEDVTANVKTIMSVPLVLTPNPGAPPVPELLEVRGEVYMEIEAFHELNRKNLSRNLPPFANPRNAAAGSLRQLDPRVTAKRPLNMFCYGIGELRGIRFQTHLELMAALQQWGLRVNRPYLRECKDIEEVIDYCHELERVRSQFPFEIDGAVIKINQLALQARLGEKSRTPRWALAYKFKPTQETTRIRKIVVQVGRTGALTPVAQLDPVEVGGVTVRRATLHNQEEIQKKDIREGDTVIVQRAGDVIPEVVKVIASKRTGKERPFRMPTHCPVCGAALEKTPGEVVLRCPNLACPAQVRASLRHFVSKGAMDIEGLGEKTVNQLIQRRKVKEPADLYQLTMDDLLELDGFARKSAENLLRAIRKSKVTTLARFIYALGIRHVGEHIARRLAEVFGSLDRLMEASEEDLIAVNEIGPHIAESVSSYFEDEGNRRHVERLLRAGIRFEDVAARGADLSGKTFVLTGTLKSMIRSEAKERILERGGRVASSVSRNTDYLVAGESPGSKLQRARELGIPLLNEEAFLRLLEGKNG
- a CDS encoding nucleoside phosphorylase; translated protein: MITTSAEDGIITPRKSRTDPSLGQEVLMALTGPDLRAFTRLEGIEGSECFHLDFFKLYRHRIRGKIFPVAGPFLGAPQAAMGLEKLIALGARRIWVLGWCGSLCPELRIGDLVVPVEGIPEEGTSQHYPAGEGGPRADPELTGLLTGALEGRGYHYKKGAVWSTDAPFRETPSKVKAYGEMGVLAVDMEMTALMSVALFRGVQLGGLLVVSDELFALKWHRGFHEPRFKGSLKLARGMLLELLERPSGLEKSFEVSL
- the ffh gene encoding signal recognition particle protein encodes the protein MFESLSEKLNKTFKQLRGHGRLTEKNIQDALKEVRLALLEADVNYKVVKKFVEDIRHKALGQEVLESLTPGQQVIKIVHGELTRLMGESLVELNLTGRTPFPLMLVGLQGSGKTTTAAKMALFLRKRGRHPYLVPADVYRPAAIDQLSKLGAQLQVPVHPSETGKRPEDLCTEALSRSGSVGADVLLIDTAGRLHIDEALMAELERIRERIHPVEILLVADAMTGQDAVNVAKRFNEALGITGVILTKMEGDARGGAALSLRAVTGKPVKFIGVGEKLDALEPFFPDRMASRILGMGDVLTLIEKAQSAFDEKEARRLEKRLKKREFDLEDFQKQLKQIKKLGSLEQIIGMIPGMGQLKQLKKMKPDEKELVKIEAIINSMTKEERRHFKIINGSRRKRIARGSGTTVQDVNRLLKNFAQTKKMMERFTKKGIPDMTALFR
- the rpsP gene encoding 30S ribosomal protein S16, giving the protein MAVRIRLARMGAKKRPFYRLVAADSEAPRDGKFLEILGTYDPTKDPAQVSIHKEKVKDWLEKGAVVSGSAKAILKAQGVV
- a CDS encoding KH domain-containing protein, with the protein product MKELIGYIARALVDKPEEVVVTEIEGEQTSVIELKVAKEDLGKVIGKQGRTARAMRTILSAASTKINKRSVLEIIE